In Epinephelus fuscoguttatus linkage group LG6, E.fuscoguttatus.final_Chr_v1, the DNA window ATAGGCTTGTGAAATTGCTGAATCAGTGTATGACACGAAATCGCGCTACTCACTTCATTCACACAACATAATTTGCAGATTTCACGTCATTCACATCACATCCATCACGCCACCTGGTGGGAATGGCGTCTTATTatgtttttacattgactctacatgtaattcacttgcGCAGATAGTTTTATTCATACGTGGTGTGTCGCGTTTCTCGTGCGACTTTAaacactagaatattttgtgtcgACTGGCTTCATTACACACAAATAACTCGCATCATATGCACGTGACATTTCTCCATCGATGAACGAATTTCTGCCGGTACGACGCGTAATCATGCCACTCATTTCATTTGCGCCACTTATTTTGCGTCATTCGCATTGCGTCCATCAGCGGGAATTCATGTCTCATCGTGTCTTTCCATTGACTGTACATTTAATTCAGTCTTGCGAATTGTTTTATTCGCACCATACGTGATGAgaatttttgcattgcgttacTCACATGAGTTTAAACGCTAGCATAGTTTGTGTCCATCGCACCATCCAGAGGAAATTTGCCTCTAATTGCATCTTCACATTGACTTCACCTGTAATTCAGATTGTTTTATTTGcgcccagtgtgaacacaacattatgTTGTTATGTAGCATCacaaagattttattttattttactagaAATCACTGTGTGTCATCCTGCAGGTGCAGAAGCTCTCCTGACTCTGGTTCCTACACTGATGCTGAAGCTCAGagaggtgaaggaggaggaggaagaggaggtgcaggtgcaggtgcTGCTCCTCTCCACCCTCAGCTCCTGCTCCAGGCTGGACCCTCGACCGGCTCTGGCCTCTGACGGTGTCTCTGTGCTGGGCCACAAACTCTCCCACCGCTCCCCGAACATCCGCAGAGAAGCGGCTGCCGCCATGATGGCCCTCAGGTGAGACACCAGGCTGCAGCGTGACATCCTGCGCTCACTTCAACTGTCACTTCAACTCCTTTCagtgctaacacacacacacacacacacacacacatagagtcACTCTTCTCATGACTTCAAACCTAAACTGAAACGTCAGCATCAGTTtcagtctttgtttgtttgtttgtttgttgtgattGCTCTCTGCTGGTTTAGTGTTTGTGATGACGGGAAGCGGCGGGTGTGTGAGGAGGCGGTACTTCCTGCCGTGGTCAACCTGCTGCAGGACGACGACGTCGAGGTTCAGGCCTACGCTGCAGGAGTCATCATGTAcaccgtcatcatcatcacaggtGCTAACACACACCTCATGTACATTTCTGTTCTGACCGCCGTGGCTCTAAGGACTACATTACCCATGAGCCTCAGCTCTGTCTCAGAATCAGTGAACTGATTTAAACTGGGTTTGATGGCAGGTAAGCAGCGGTGTCTGGATCTGAACGTCGTCCCCGTCCTCCTCGCCCTGGTGTCCAacagtgaagaggaggaggaggataaggagaggaggaagaggaggaaggccCTCGTCATGTACTCCCTGCGGGCTCTGACCGCGCTGGCTGAAGCTCCGGATGGCCGCCGCCTCCTGCTGGAGCAGCTCCCCCTGCTGGTGAGGAGGAGCGAGGCTGCAGAGGAGGACCAGGACATCCGGCGGGCCGCTCAGACCGCCGTCAGGGTCGTCACCTGGACTCCCTGAGAGGACGGAGACAGAACTGCGGGGTCAACATCAGCTGATCACAgaataaatactgtaaatattcTGATTAATTGAATAATCAttttattagtagtagtatcaattacattttacaggatgtgtgtaatgtaaatattcatgattattattatattatcttCACCACATGAGGAGCAGTGTGGAGCTGAAAATGGAGCTGAAAATGGAAACGGAATTTTTTTGCCAGTTATAATCACGTTTTTAACAAATAATGCAACATTTAGGAAGAATGACgtttcctgtttacatttttttaaatataaaaatctctactgacattatttattttaatttatttcatttggatCATCAGCAGTGATCTCGTGTCCcccacagaaaaacaacaacaataaaaatgaacagtttaaaatcacacagcatcaataaaacaagaaaagacaaCATGTGTAAAACTTACtgacagtgaaatgaaaatattgaCACCAAATATAAttattaattgtattttttataataaGAAATGACACGGATTTTATCTGAACAACAAAAAGTTgaattaaaacactttattctGTCTGGTGTGAGCAGCAGCTTCCATGTTGCTTCATCACTGACATCGCTAACACTCATGTTATGACTCCTCTCTGACTGGACAGCTGTGACACTGCTTCAGCTTTTACAAGCCTGAGTCCAATAAAGTCAGGACGCTGTGCAAACGTTTCAGCAGCAACGCCAGAGCTGAGGAATAAatccaaaacctgcagttcctctaatgtccactagaggctggctccaacagTGAGTCAGCCCCACAGACCTCCACGTTcacatgtagaaataaacatgtttacagcctggtacaaaaacagttttggtctctggaGCTAATTCCAACATTCATGACGCCTGTACGAGGCTGACTTtatatataactcacctgtttacatttttattaaggcttaaggGGCCTCtctgactgacaggctgtctgctgacagTGTCGTCGACTTCTCAGTCAGCTCCtccctctcgcccaaatatggtcacttctggctccaaaaaaaacaagatggcgacgtcaaaatgtcaaactaactCCACAAACCACTGGGTAACGTAACGTTAGCTGTGTCTGACGTTATGTTAGCGGTGCTCCGGTCATATCTCTGCACAGTTTATTATAATCCAAACTTCACTCCGCAGTTCTGCTGATCGTCATATTGAATATAATCTCTATAATAATCCTTCACATGATGTCATGTTATTtaacgcgcacacacacacacacacacacacacacatacacacacacacgtaaacacAGGCTGATCTGGACAAACAGGCGGGTTTAATATCCCCGTAATATTCCACATGGAGAGTTTGTCAGgtattaatgataataaaaacaggttatattaaaaatatacagtacaggccaaaagtttggacacaccttctcattcaatgcgttttctttattttcatgactatttacattgtagattctcactgaaggcatcaaaactatgaatgaacacatgtggagttatgtacttaacaaaaaaggtgaaataactgaaaacatgttttatattctagtttcttcaaaatagccaccctttgctctgattactgctttgcacactcttggcattctctccatgagcttcaagaggtagtcacctgaaatggttttccaacagtcttgaaggagttcccagaggtgtttagcacttgttggcccctttgccttcactctgcggtccagctcaccccaaaccatctccattgggttcaggtccagtgactgtggaggccaggtggtctgccgcagcactccatcactctccttcttggtcaaatagcccttacacagcctggaggtgtgtttggggtcattgtcctgttgaaaaataaatgatcgtccaactaaacgcaaaccggatgggatggcatgtcgctgcaggatgctgtggtagccatgctggttcagtgttcaattttgaataaatccccaacagtgtcaccagcaaaacacccccacaccatcacacctcctcctccatgcttcacagtgggaaccaggcatgtggaatccatccgttcaccttttctgcgtctcacaaagacacggcggttggaaccaaagatctcaaatttggactcatcagaccaaagcacagatttccactggtctaatgtccattccttgtgtttcttggcccaaacaaatctcttctgcttgttgcctctccttagcagtggtttcctagcagctatttgaccatgaaggcctgattcgcgcagtctcctcttaacagttgttctagagatgggtctgctgctagaactctgtgtggcattcatctggtctctgatctgagctgctgttaacttgcgatttctgaggctggtgactcggatgaacttatcctcagaagcagaggtgactcttggtcttcctttcctggtcagtcctcatgtgtgccagtttcgttgtagcgcttgatggtttttgcgactccacttggggacacatttaaagtttttgcaattttccggactaactgaccttcatttcttaaagtaatgatggccactggtttttctttagttagctgattggttcttgccataatatgaattttaacagttgtccaatagggctgtcggctgtgtattaacctgacttctgcacaacacaactgatggtcccaaccccattgataaagcaagaaattccactaattaaccctgataaggcacacctgtgaagtggaaaccatttcaggtgactacctcttgaagctcatggagagaatgccaagagtgtgcaaagcagtaatcagagcaaagggtggctattttgaagaaactagaatataaaacatgttttcagttatttcacctttttttgttaagtacataactccacatgtgttcattcatagttttgatgccttcagtgagaatctacaatgtaaatagtcatgaaaataaagaaaacgcattgaatgagaaggtgtgtccaaacttttggcctgtacagtatataaataaattaattttaaaaaaaataataaaataaaatgaaataaaagacagttcaATGAGGAGCTGGGCTAAAAAGGTAGGTcttgagtttgcttttaaaaacatcaacacttatCAAAGCAAGAAACAAAAGTGTGTGAAAATAAGACAACAATAAGATTACGGCAGCAAAAATAGGACAAAAGGTACAGATCAGACATTAAACGGAAACTTTCCTACAAGAATATGTTTTAAgcagtgatttaaaaacaggtGTTAGTCAGCTTCAGAGCCTCGATGGAAAAGGCCCAGTCACCTTCAGTTACCTGCCTCGATCTGGGGACGACTAGTGAGAGAGGACTCGAGGATCTCAGGTCACGACTTGGAGCACAGGCAGCCAGAGGCTCAGCTTTATAACTGGGGGCTAAACCATGCTGAGCTTATATCTGTGTCTATAAACTGTGAGCTCAGAGTGTGTGACATCACCGAGGACCCGTGGGGGCGTGTGGGGGACCCCAGCAGGGCCCCACGCCACAGTTTGAGGTCCCTGAGTGCAGCATCACCTGCAGCAGTGTGTCGGTCCTGAATAGAGTCTCCTCTCTGACCTGCTGCTCTGAATGAAGCCAAATTAAGGCCATCAGCTCCGCAACAGGGATGAATGGAGCTCCTTTATCCGACGGCTGCTGAGGCCACGGGCGCTGACgtggagaggagacagaggacgCCACGGCACGGAGCTGAGGTGAGGAGCATCAGTGCTCACGCTCAGTGCAGGAAAAAGATTCACTCTGAGGAATATAAACCTGTCTTTAATGTCTGAACACACTGAAACCTCCATTTTAAACCTCATCTTCATCAGGAGAGAGATCCTCCGACACGCTCAGTGTTTAATACAAACTGAAACTCTCCTGGTCGGCGCCTTCGTCTCAGATCTGAGAGTTAAATTCTCAACAGCAGCTTTAGTTTATTGCTCAACAACGTTCCCTCTgcagtcagtttgtgtctctgaatGTGCGACCTCTGTGTCTGGAAACTCTGTCTCGTTGGTTTGAATctatttttggttgtttttgtctctttgctgtcattttgtgttttatggcCAGTTTGCatccttgtgtctctttgtgtttgttttgtttctgcttctgcttgtttttgtgtcatttggCTGTTTTGTGGTCCCTTTTCgtctctttatagttgttttgcatcttcaTGTGGTCATGTTGTCTCTTGATGTCgttgtgtgtctctttatggtcagTTTGCGTCTCTGAAGtcggtttgtgtctctttgtagctgcttGGCCTCtgtatgtggttgttttttgcaaCTTCatagtcagtttgtgtctctttacagtTATTTTGCATCTATTGGTGTCTTCttctgctgttttgtgtctatttgtggtcactttttgtgtatttatggtcagtttgagtctctgtggttgttttgcatctatttctgtttattttttatggaCAGTTTGGATCTTTgtagttgatttgtgtctccttgtagctGTTCTGCATCTATTCCTGcttgatttttgtcatttttcatctccttatagttgttttgcatctttttgtggtcatgttgTCTCTTGatgtcgttttgtgtctctttatggtcagTTTGCGTCTCTAAAGtcggtttgtgtctctttgtagctgcttGGCCTCtgtatgtggttgttttttgtcattttgtttgtgtttctggtcattttttttgtctttttatggcCAATTTGCAACTTCatagtcagtttgtgtctctttactgttgttttgcatctattGTGGTGTCTTCttctgctgttttgtgtctatttgtggtcACTTTTGTccctttaatgtcatttttgtgCCTCGTTATGGTCAGTTTGCatctcttgtgtgtgtttttttaccgTTTTGTGTACATTTctggtcattttttgtttctttatgacGAATTTGCATCTTTAGAATTGGTTTGTAACTCTCTGTGGTTGATTTTCATCTATTTCTGGTTGAggttttttcagttttctgtgtgtttgtggttcaTTTGTGTGTCAAtatagttgttttgcatctatttctgtttattttttatggaCAGTTTGCATCTTTGTAGTTGATCTGTGCCTCTTTGTATCTGTTTTGCATCTActatttgtgtttctgtctctctgctgtcatttctctctctgtgttgtcaTTAGATTGATTTTTCAGATTAAATATTTCTTTCTTGTTTATTTGGGTCAGAGAAACAACAACGTCTGACAAACAGCTGAACTAAAACTCTACATACAGAATATTTCAGTAATATTGCCGCTTCAAGGTCAAACTCTTGCAGTATTTACAGGAACAcaccaaaaataataatttaacagCTCATTAAGTGTAAGCGTCATTACAGCAGCTCCATGTTGCACCGTCATGTTTAACCCCcccactgctgctgcacatggactggtccaaacacacagaggcacactgCTGCTgatatcacacacacaagccactgACACGGACACGCGCGCCCTCTCACGCGCGCTCTCGGACTATATTTGGGGGCGCTCGCGCAGAGAAACAGTTGATGACGGAGCTGCTGGATGTTTCTGAACAAACACCGGTGACAACAAACaggtaaggtgtgtgtgtgtgtgtgtgtgtgtgtgtgtgtgtgtgtgtgtgtgtgtgtgtgtgtgtgagcatatatgtcacctgtctatatttttattatcattaatacTCTCCACAGTAACTCTCCATGTGGAATATTACAGGGACAGCagcctgtgtttatgtgtgtgtgcgtgtgtgtgaaataACATGACATCATGTGGAGGATTATTACAGAGATTATATTCAATATGACGATCAGCAGAACTGCGGAGTGAAGTTTGGATTATAATAAACCGGAGCCGTACACATCCTGGTGGAGGGTAGATGGGGATGTTTCCAGCGGGGCTTCGGCCCGACTCTGTCCCGGTTCTGCTCGACCTTGTCCGCGGGAGCCGGCGCGGTGACACGCCGAGCTGCGGTGCGCCGCAGCGGGGCAGAGAAGCTTCGCCGTCCCTCTATCCATCCCTCCTGCAGGCGCCTCACTCTCTGCGTGTTTCCTTAAAGCATGAACCCAAGCAGTGTTTAATGGTCAGATAATGGAGGTGTAATCAGGTGTCTGAAGTTATGTAAGAGGCTGCCGGGCAGTGAGCACGCCgcggagcagaggaggagaggatggaggagaggatggaggatgGATTAAGAAGGAGAGGATGGTTTTATGTAACAGCCCCCCCTCCTCATCCAGATTCACAACATCTGCCTCCTCTCTGTCAAATCCTCCCGTGACTGTCCCATAATAATGTCTCTAAATGTTCCTGTAATTTAAGGATGGTCATGTGTTTAGTAATGAGTCCACAgtctgtctgtgctgcagcttcagctACGTTTACTCAGGTGCGTCATGTTTGTACCTTACATGAGTATTTCTGCTGTACTTTATACCTCTCATCTCCTCAGAGGGAAGTACTTCTTGCTGCACTACATTTACAGTCAGGAACAATATATATAACACACCTGCCTaatatttgtactttttattctttaaagggacagtccaggTTTTCCTAAACTGAGCTGTGTGAGGTttttatccacagtcagtgtgtcacatacagtagatgtcagtttggagaagcaggctggagtctgacatggaggctgcatgtgctgctgtggacgggTCGGCAACAAATCATACATCGGTATCAGTTTCAGTGTTATTTTGAGGATATTTTCACCTTTCCATCAGACTGCCGGAAGCTTCAGTTCCCATCTCTGCTCTCGTcacagccaccagactccattgagaaaaacagtaatttcagcTCACTGatctcaggagctgctggtcgactgcTGCTGCAATCTGTTAATTTAtgttcaccaaagtcacacagtaacacaaacacactaactgATTGCAGCAgcagtcgaccagcagctcctgagttcactgatgttaaattactggttttctcaatggagtctggctctgaagagaGAGATATAATGACTTCATTTTCCAGTTGGAAATCAGTCTGACGTTAAAGTGAAGCTGTGAAAACACTCTCAGTATATCACACACTGTAACTGATAGTGATTTTAttaggtggctaaaacacattttgttgccgacccgtccacagcaggacattgttagcttccatgtcagactccaaaCTGACACCTACTGTGTGTTATACACTGACTATAAGTGCCCTATACAACCCCACTGCAAAgcatctgaactatccctttaattgcTGATAATACTTAACATAGTAAAGTAAAGGATCTAAGAGTAGTTCTGACATTATCTTActccatcatcatcctcactgtgacctcgtcacatgtccacgtttggtcatggactttccacgtccacatatgacgtccaaggtaccctgggtgtgttggttgttgacgttctgggacgccgtgtcaacttcagcctgttacatgcattgtctgttttcaaaatacacttctgttttcacaggaaatgcacagtttgatacagtctctttcaaaataaaagcactacatcagtacaacaccaccaactgatgttttttaccttcaacaacacacacatggtcagaggtgggtagagtagccaaatattgtattcaagtaagagtactgatactttagaacaatattactcaagtaaaagcaaaaagtagtcatccaaataattacttaagagtaaaagagtatttggtgaaaaaactactcaagtactgagtaactgttgagtaacatctgatttatttgtaaaataataacatgaacgtaatcaatcaatcaaaaataataatctgcaaattcatgtattttaaacgatacccctttaactaaaacaaaaataaattaaatctttacaaacacaacataaatcaacgcacaggaaacacaaatacattcttatatatactgtacatatatatgtgtgtgtgtgtgtgtgtgtgtgtatatgtaattatgtactcagaggtgggtagagtagccaaatattgtactcaagtaagagtactgttgctttaaaacaatataactcaagtaaaagtaaaaagtattttgcattaaaactactctgaaaagtacaatgtatccaaaaagttactcaagtaaatgtaactgaataaatgtaactagttactacccaGCTCtgcacgtggttacgtttaggaagaaagaacagagtttggctttacatctgacaggaagtgaacactgctctccccagtgaaagtcagtggtcgttgtcatatgtggacgtggaaagttcaCGACCAGACATGgacatgtgatgaggtcacaggGAGGATGAGTTGCagagccacaaaaaaaaatgcatgaagacaacaaagacaaaagatgCAGTTAAAAACGAGGCAGAACCACCAAGAAGTCTGAGTGTCTGGCTCCCATGTCgggaggtggtggggccctttgcatgtctgtccctggggcccattgtctcataatgcGCCCGTGATGTCACATGATATCTACCTCATATTCGTAAACacatctgcagctgtgttttaACATGTTAGGTTGGCTGAGCATGTTATAAGTCCAGTTTTACAGTCAAAAATCACGTCAAAGTGATTTTTTAAAAGCTGATTAGCATTTAGCCGTGTTAGCATCATGACTCTGTaatgtctgtccgtctgtctgtccgccGTCTGCTGTGGTTCTGACTGAAACAGCTCATCCCCTGCTGGATGTGATGAGCTGTGGCTCATGTTCCCCTCGGGATgaatcctctgacttttcctgtagcgccatcatcaggttgTTTATGACCAAACGCCTGCAGAACTGACGACATTCACATCAGCCTCAGCTAAttagcaacatgctaacatgctaaaccaAGATGGTGCTGATGTCAGTTAgcgctgtgtgtctgtgacagtCTGACACAGTGAGGCTGAAAATGTGTCTGCTCATGTTGAGATATAGGAtggctggtttttttttttttttttttttggagagggATGCGAGAGAGGCATCGCCATGGAAACACTGAACAACAGAGCCTCTGCTGATGGATGTGAACGGCTCAGTTTTAAAAATAGAACTGCTTGGCATCTTTCTGCAGAGAAATGTTGACGGCCTCGTCATTTACCACTCAGCTCCCTGTGAGTGTTTGCtcgaggtcaaaggtcaaaggtcagcataCACTTCACACTCACGAAGATAATGTGAACTGTAACAGACTGATGACTCTGTGTCCTATTGAAGCTGCTGTAGCTGTGAATAATGGGCTCACAGTCCTGTGGGAGCTAGAAAgaacctgctgctgtgtgtgtgtgtgtgtgtgtgtgtgtgtgtgtgtgtgtgtgtgtgtgtgtgtgtgtgtgtgtgaacttgaACATGATACATAGTGAGGACCAGAAAACGTATTGtagcaacagagtgaggacTTCTTTGACATTTCATCGGCCTGTTTGAAAGCTCAGACTTGGTTCCAGGGTTCATGTTAGGTGAAGGTTTAGGTGAAGGTAAAGGTTGGTGTTAGTTGTGATGGTTCAGGTTAGGGACTGGTCTTTACTTATTAACTATTTCgaccctccctgagtgactggaggAAGAtccatgaccctccctccaccataaatgagttattagatttttaaaactttgatgtttgaaagttaaaagttgaagatgaaatcctggagtttaaaaaaagtctcagtttttcactcttgtcgtgtaaatggtttgtttttGGTCTAATTTAGaacaaagtgattttgatgaaatatcactattttaagatcagatttggttatgagtttgtttgttttttctgaagAAAGTGTCTgtcacacatgatgtgtccaagggtCGTCGGAAATGTGAAAATCCAAAGATAATTTCTGTTTCTGACTATGATAAGTGGTGTCATTTTGGAAGGcatattttcttaaaaaaaaaaatcgccaaAAAATgattgacaaaaataaacatcaaaaaTGATCACCTAAATTTGCATGTTTAATTTGAAGATCACCAAAATTTGCAACACGTGTTTGTTAAAACAGTCATCAAAATGTATCACcaaatttgcattttttattaaaaaattatCACCAAAAAATGTCGACAAAATTTgtacatttactttaaaaattgTCCAAATTTATGACCAAGATTTGGAAAATCAACAAATCAACAAATATTATTGCCAAAAATTATCACCAAAAACTATCCCCTAATTTAGcatgtttaattaaaaaaatcgcCAAAATTTGGAAGGcatattttcttaaaaaagtTGGCACAAATAATCACTATATTGCCAAAATGTACATGttttatttagaaatgaaaTATCACCAAAATTTGGAAGCTAAGTTTTCTTATGAAAGAAATTGCCAAAAAGTATTGCTaaattttgcatgttttatcagAAAATTGGCAAAATAAATCACCGAGATTTTGAAggcacattttctttaaaaatctgtggtaaaacagataaaaaatacaaccatttaaatttgcATGCCCCTGCCTTAAacctaaataaaaaacataagatCCTCCCTAGTGCTTaaacacattatttaacatgctGCCCCCTATttggaccccccccccccccccccccccccatgaataacaaacagtcccttagGGTGAGGGGCCTGGGAATGCATCATGTCAGTGAGGGTCCTCACAAGGATAGAAgtacaagaatgtgtgtgtgtgacagactgtGCTGCAGTGAAATCTCCTCATACTGAGGATTTTAGTTTCCTCTGAACTCAGTTATTTTTAGCCTCAGTGCACATTCAGAAGTGATGTACTGTAAAAATACAACATCTCCCCatgaaggaggaagaagaggaagaagaagaaaaagaagtatATGAACCTTTACTTGAGTGAAATACTGAAACCACACTAACAATACTCAGGTAAATGGACGGACCTGTATTTGTCTTTTCGACCACTCAAAGCTCTTTCACACCACGTGTCACACcttttcacacactcacacagttttGGCCGAGGCTACTGTACgtggtgccacctgctgctcagtaaccattcacacacacacacacacacacacacacacacacactgatccatCAGGAGCAGCTCAGAGTTCAGTATCTGGCCCAACCATACCtcaacatgtggactggagaaGTGGGGAATCGAAAATGTTACTTAACTaagaacatttactcaagtactgtgtTCAAGTACAATTTGTTGTATGGTGTCTATCAGTGAGGATTACCAGCTGATTTACACTGAATAAACAggttcacattacaaatcagtgtttcttctatACTGTCGGAGACGGGCTGCTAACCTAGTGACTAATGTGTTCACGCGTTCAGGAGGTTTGAACCGAGCGccgaattatcctcagaggtctcttcctctccaaaacaaacacaccagctgatttaaatcgGTAAAACCATGGAAAAAAGATGTTTCATgtgaaaatcagtgttttcctgaTGCAGTTTGGCATGGAACAGATAGGCTGCTaacctagcacctgctaatgtatgCTCAGCTCTTTCGtctgataacttcagatccagacGTTCATGAGGTTTTtgctgggagctgaattatcctcagaggtctcttcctctccaaaacaaacagaccagctgatttaaatcgGTAAAACCACTGAATAATACAGTtgcatgtgaaaaaaaatctgtttcccagtctgttctgggctactgtagaaacatggcggtgcaacatggtgatctctgtagacgaggacctgctccctgtggagATATAAACGTGTCATTCTGAGGGAACCAGAACACAACCATTAGATTTACAgatgattaaacactaaagaaagacagatttatattacatttctgccagtatatccccctgaatcctcCACGCTGGgcctttaaataaatattcaagTAAAACA includes these proteins:
- the rsph14 gene encoding radial spoke head 14 homolog; translated protein: MSGPVTDTSRAPVAFGLRAVPQLFEELQQQEVGRKRRRRRQRALNSLCDLMHDPERIYQAVTGGFLEQLKVLFEDEDPSVRTKTCELLHLLSAHSIGRQALLSSSLLPALSQLLDDSSSSCRLNALRVLHRLTLLPAGAEALLTLVPTLMLKLREVKEEEEEEVQVQVLLLSTLSSCSRLDPRPALASDGVSVLGHKLSHRSPNIRREAAAAMMALSVCDDGKRRVCEEAVLPAVVNLLQDDDVEVQAYAAGVIMYTVIIITGKQRCLDLNVVPVLLALVSNSEEEEEDKERRKRRKALVMYSLRALTALAEAPDGRRLLLEQLPLLVRRSEAAEEDQDIRRAAQTAVRVVTWTP